From a single Micromonospora sp. WMMD1102 genomic region:
- a CDS encoding AAC(3) family N-acetyltransferase produces MGEAEPQTRSSLVRDLRALGLAAGSTVLLHASLRALGWVCGGAPTVVRALLDVLGEGGTLVVPAFSRDNRDPSRWSHVRVPESWWPTIRAELPAFDPAVTPCRELGLIAETVRTWPGAARSGHPQTSFAAVGARAAELTARHPITSEIGPESPLGAVESVGGETLLLGVGYDRCTAFHLAEYRLPGLGRRTNRCVVTTPEGRREWISYPAAVLDDRDFAELGKDFESLSTGTVRTGGVGAGAARLFPVAAAVTYAESWLPRHRQTSECGRSPG; encoded by the coding sequence ATGGGTGAGGCGGAGCCACAGACCCGGAGCAGTCTCGTCCGGGACCTGCGCGCGCTCGGCCTGGCGGCCGGCAGCACGGTCCTGTTGCACGCCTCGCTGCGGGCCCTCGGCTGGGTCTGCGGAGGTGCTCCGACGGTGGTCCGGGCGCTGCTCGACGTCCTGGGCGAGGGCGGCACGCTCGTCGTGCCGGCGTTCAGCCGGGACAACCGCGATCCGTCCCGCTGGTCGCACGTCCGGGTCCCCGAGTCCTGGTGGCCGACGATCCGGGCCGAGCTGCCGGCGTTCGACCCTGCCGTCACCCCGTGCCGGGAACTGGGGCTGATCGCCGAGACGGTCCGCACCTGGCCCGGTGCCGCGCGCAGCGGCCATCCACAGACCTCGTTCGCCGCGGTCGGCGCCCGGGCGGCGGAACTGACCGCCCGGCATCCGATCACCTCCGAGATCGGTCCGGAGTCGCCGCTCGGCGCCGTCGAGTCGGTCGGTGGCGAGACGCTGCTGCTCGGCGTCGGGTACGACCGGTGCACCGCGTTCCATCTGGCGGAGTACCGGCTGCCGGGGCTGGGGCGTCGGACGAACCGCTGCGTGGTGACGACTCCGGAGGGCCGGCGGGAGTGGATCAGCTACCCGGCGGCGGTACTGGACGACCGCGATTTCGCCGAACTGGGCAAGGATTTCGAATCGCTGTCGACAGGTACGGTCCGGACCGGCGGGGTGGGTGCTGGAGCGGCCCGGCTCTTCCCCGTCGCCGCTGCCGTGACGTACGCGGAGAGCTGGCTTCCCCGACACCGACAGACGTCGGAGTGCGGCCGGTCTCCCGGATGA
- a CDS encoding aldehyde dehydrogenase family protein — protein MSERVAVRKTYKLFIGGKFPRSESGRSYPVQNSNVALASRKDVRDAVLAARAAVKGWSGATAYNRGQILYRVAEMLEGRRDQFVGLGVPAGEVDEAIDRWVWYAGWADKLTQIYGNANPVAGPYFNLSAPEPTGVVGVVAPAEPALLGLVSVVAPAIVTGNTVVVLVAEASPLPAITLSEVLATSDLPGGVVNLLTGRPAETAPWLAGHMDVNALDLTGVADPDLAAELERAAAGNLKRVLRPPAGPVDWAADPGIGRMTALLETKTVWHPKGI, from the coding sequence ATGTCTGAGCGGGTGGCGGTACGCAAGACGTACAAGCTCTTCATCGGCGGGAAGTTCCCGCGCAGCGAGTCGGGGCGGTCGTATCCGGTGCAGAACTCCAACGTGGCACTCGCCTCCCGCAAGGACGTCCGGGACGCCGTACTGGCGGCGCGGGCGGCGGTCAAGGGCTGGTCGGGTGCGACCGCGTACAACCGGGGGCAGATCCTCTACCGGGTCGCCGAGATGCTGGAGGGGCGGCGGGACCAGTTCGTCGGCCTCGGCGTGCCGGCCGGCGAGGTGGACGAGGCGATCGACCGGTGGGTCTGGTACGCCGGCTGGGCCGACAAGCTGACCCAGATTTACGGCAACGCCAACCCGGTCGCCGGCCCGTACTTCAACCTCTCCGCACCCGAGCCGACCGGCGTGGTCGGGGTGGTCGCCCCGGCCGAGCCGGCCCTGCTCGGGCTGGTCAGCGTGGTGGCACCGGCGATCGTCACCGGCAACACCGTGGTGGTGCTGGTCGCCGAGGCGAGCCCGCTGCCCGCGATCACCCTCTCCGAGGTGCTGGCCACCTCCGACCTGCCCGGTGGGGTGGTCAACCTGCTCACCGGCCGGCCGGCCGAGACCGCGCCCTGGCTGGCCGGGCACATGGACGTGAACGCGCTGGACCTGACCGGGGTCGCCGACCCGGACCTCGCCGCCGAGTTGGAGCGGGCCGCGGCCGGCAACCTCAAGCGGGTACTCCGGCCGCCCGCCGGTCCGGTCGACTGGGCCGCCGATCCGGGCATCGGCCGGATGACCGCGTTGCTGGAGACCAAGACGGTCTGGCACCCGAAGGGGATCTGA
- a CDS encoding aldehyde dehydrogenase family protein yields the protein MFEYAPAPESRAVVDLKPSYGLFIGGEFVDGEGLNVEPGGGGVLKSINPSTEEVLAEVTSASTGDVDRAVRAARRAYDEVWGPMPGRDRAKYLFRIARIVQERSRELAVLESLDNGKPIRESRDVDLPLVAAHFFYYAGWADKLGYAGFGPAPRPLGVAGQVIPWNFPLLMLAWKIAPALAAGNTVVLKPAETTPLSALLFAEICQQADLPPGVVNIVTGAGETGRALVEHDGIDKVAFTGSTEVGRQIARSVAGSRKKLTLELGGKAANIVFDDAPVDQAVEGIVNGIFFNQGHVCCAGSRLLVQESVYDEVLASLKRRMARLRVGDPLDKNTDIGAINSAAQLDRIRTLTEIGAAEGAERWSPPCELPDQGFWFAPTIFTGVSQAHRIAREEIFGPVLSVLTFRTPAEAVEKANNTPYGLSAGIWTDKGSRILWMADRLRAGVVWANTFNKFDPTSPFGGYKESGYGREGGRQGLEAYLDV from the coding sequence ATGTTCGAATACGCCCCTGCGCCGGAGTCGCGCGCCGTGGTGGACCTGAAGCCGTCGTACGGACTGTTCATCGGCGGCGAGTTCGTCGATGGCGAGGGTCTCAACGTCGAGCCCGGTGGCGGCGGAGTCCTGAAGTCGATCAATCCGTCCACCGAGGAAGTGCTGGCCGAGGTGACCTCGGCCAGCACCGGTGACGTGGACCGGGCGGTGCGGGCGGCGCGCCGGGCGTACGACGAGGTCTGGGGGCCGATGCCGGGCCGGGACCGGGCCAAGTACCTGTTCCGGATCGCCCGGATCGTCCAGGAGCGCTCCCGCGAGCTGGCCGTACTGGAGTCACTGGACAACGGCAAGCCGATCCGGGAGTCCCGGGACGTCGACCTGCCGCTGGTGGCCGCGCACTTCTTCTACTACGCCGGCTGGGCCGACAAACTCGGGTACGCCGGCTTCGGCCCCGCCCCGCGCCCGCTCGGCGTCGCCGGCCAGGTCATCCCGTGGAACTTCCCGCTGCTGATGCTGGCCTGGAAGATCGCCCCGGCGCTGGCCGCCGGCAACACGGTGGTGCTCAAGCCGGCCGAGACCACCCCGCTGAGCGCGCTGCTCTTCGCCGAGATCTGCCAGCAGGCCGACCTGCCGCCCGGGGTGGTCAACATCGTCACCGGGGCCGGCGAGACCGGCCGGGCGCTGGTCGAGCACGACGGGATCGACAAGGTCGCCTTCACCGGCTCCACCGAGGTCGGCCGGCAGATCGCCCGCTCGGTGGCCGGCAGCCGCAAGAAGCTGACCCTGGAACTGGGCGGCAAGGCCGCCAACATCGTCTTCGACGACGCACCGGTCGACCAGGCCGTCGAGGGCATCGTCAACGGCATCTTCTTCAACCAGGGCCACGTCTGCTGCGCCGGCTCCCGGCTGCTGGTCCAGGAATCGGTGTACGACGAGGTGCTCGCCTCGCTCAAGCGCCGGATGGCCCGGCTGCGGGTCGGCGACCCGCTGGACAAGAACACCGACATCGGCGCGATCAACTCGGCCGCCCAACTGGACCGGATCCGGACCCTCACCGAGATCGGCGCGGCGGAGGGGGCCGAGCGCTGGTCCCCGCCGTGCGAGCTGCCGGACCAGGGCTTCTGGTTCGCCCCGACCATCTTCACCGGGGTCAGCCAGGCGCACCGGATCGCCCGGGAGGAGATCTTCGGGCCGGTGCTCTCGGTGCTCACCTTCCGTACCCCGGCCGAGGCGGTGGAGAAGGCGAACAACACGCCGTACGGTCTCTCGGCGGGGATCTGGACCGACAAGGGTTCCCGGATCCTCTGGATGGCCGACCGGCTGCGCGCCGGGGTGGTCTGGGCCAACACGTTCAACAAGTTCGACCCCACCTCGCCGTTCGGCGGCTACAAGGAGTCGGGCTACGGCCGGGAGGGTGGCCGTCAGGGGCTGGAGGCGTACCTCGATGTCTGA
- the deoC gene encoding deoxyribose-phosphate aldolase — MTATTASARPDLSGTGRSDLSEVGRSEATLRTFLHGLPGVDQVGAEQRAAMLGTRSIKTTSKAWAIDLAIRMVDLTTLEGADTPGKVRALAAKALRPDPADPSCPPVGAVCVYPTMVPVAAAALWGASTRPAGEAGRVHLASVATAFPSGQAPLEVRLADTRSAVAGGADEIDMVINRGAFLSGRYQEVHDEIVAVKAACGDAHLKVILETGELATYDNVRRASWLAMLAGADFIKTSTGKVPVAATLPVTLVMLEAVRDFRDATGRQVGVKPAGGIKTTKDAIKYLVLVNETAGADWLDPDWFRFGASSLLNDLLMQRTKLTTGVYSGPDYFTLD; from the coding sequence ATGACGGCGACAACGGCGTCGGCGCGGCCCGACCTGTCCGGTACGGGGCGTTCCGACCTGTCCGAGGTGGGGCGTTCCGAGGCGACTCTGCGAACCTTCCTGCACGGCCTGCCCGGGGTGGACCAGGTCGGCGCGGAGCAGCGGGCGGCGATGCTCGGCACCCGCTCGATCAAGACCACCTCGAAGGCCTGGGCGATCGACCTGGCGATCCGGATGGTCGACCTGACCACGCTGGAGGGCGCCGACACCCCCGGCAAGGTGCGCGCGCTGGCCGCCAAGGCGCTGCGCCCGGACCCGGCCGACCCGTCCTGCCCGCCGGTCGGCGCCGTCTGCGTCTATCCGACGATGGTCCCGGTGGCCGCCGCCGCGCTCTGGGGTGCGTCCACCCGGCCGGCCGGCGAGGCGGGCCGGGTGCACCTGGCCAGCGTCGCCACGGCGTTCCCGTCCGGGCAGGCACCGCTGGAGGTGCGGCTCGCGGACACCCGCTCGGCGGTGGCCGGCGGGGCGGACGAGATCGACATGGTGATCAACCGGGGTGCCTTCCTCTCCGGCCGCTACCAGGAGGTCCACGACGAGATCGTCGCGGTGAAGGCGGCCTGCGGGGACGCCCACCTCAAGGTCATCCTGGAGACCGGGGAGCTGGCCACCTACGACAACGTCCGGCGGGCCTCCTGGCTGGCGATGCTGGCCGGCGCCGACTTCATCAAGACCTCCACCGGCAAGGTGCCGGTCGCCGCGACCCTGCCGGTCACCCTGGTGATGCTGGAGGCGGTCCGGGACTTCCGGGACGCCACCGGGCGCCAGGTCGGGGTCAAGCCGGCCGGCGGCATCAAGACCACCAAGGACGCGATCAAATACCTGGTACTTGTCAACGAGACCGCCGGGGCGGACTGGCTCGACCCGGACTGGTTCCGGTTCGGCGCCTCCAGCCTGCTCAACGACCTGCTGATGCAGCGCACCAAGCTGACCACCGGCGTCTACTCCGGCCCCGACTACTTCACCCTGGACTGA
- the upp gene encoding uracil phosphoribosyltransferase codes for MDVLVVDHPVAQTRLTVMRDARTDSASFRAALHELTTMLVYEAARSLPVEQFPIDTPVAPTQGIRLANPPLLVPVLRAGLGMADSALGLLPESSMGFVGLARDEHTYEPRAYMESLPTDLAGRPVLVLDPMLATGGSLEHCCRLLADRGCTDITVLCVLAAPAGIERLDRSGLPLRLVTAAIDERLNGRMFIVPGLGDAGDRQFGGMPRF; via the coding sequence GTGGACGTACTCGTGGTTGACCATCCCGTGGCCCAGACGCGGCTGACCGTGATGCGCGACGCCCGGACCGACTCGGCGTCGTTCCGCGCCGCGCTGCACGAACTCACCACCATGCTGGTGTACGAGGCCGCGCGCTCGCTGCCGGTCGAACAGTTCCCGATCGACACCCCGGTGGCGCCGACCCAGGGCATCCGGCTGGCCAACCCGCCGCTGCTGGTACCCGTGCTCCGGGCCGGGCTGGGCATGGCCGACTCCGCGCTCGGCCTGCTGCCCGAGTCGTCGATGGGCTTCGTCGGGCTGGCCCGGGACGAGCACACCTACGAGCCGCGCGCCTACATGGAGTCGCTGCCGACCGACCTGGCCGGCCGCCCGGTGCTGGTGCTCGACCCGATGCTGGCCACCGGCGGCTCGCTGGAGCACTGCTGCCGGCTGCTCGCCGACCGGGGCTGCACCGACATCACCGTGCTCTGCGTGCTCGCCGCCCCGGCCGGGATCGAGCGGCTGGACCGCTCCGGGCTGCCGCTGCGACTGGTCACCGCCGCGATCGACGAGCGGCTCAACGGCCGGATGTTCATCGTCCCCGGGCTCGGCGACGCCGGCGACCGGCAGTTCGGCGGCATGCCCCGGTTCTGA
- a CDS encoding GPP34 family phosphoprotein, protein MTGVGLAEELLLLGYDDKSGKATGSRIGLDLGMAAAVLVDLALAGRVAFSDGSIVATDPTPTGDPIADDVLARIAADTPHTPASWVQRLRHGLRDRILGDLCTRGVISDVDETELGYIHVHRYPVLDPSVEAEIRTRLAAALTGEAVPDERTAALAAVMAAIRVQPSLGLTGPAAEDARNRLAEIARGAGFTDDGSLEGSTIRPSVALVIAALSRAIDAALGSRA, encoded by the coding sequence ATGACAGGTGTTGGGTTGGCCGAGGAGTTGCTGCTGCTCGGCTACGACGACAAATCCGGCAAGGCGACCGGTTCCCGGATCGGACTCGACCTGGGCATGGCCGCCGCCGTGCTGGTCGATCTCGCCCTCGCCGGCCGGGTCGCCTTCTCCGACGGTTCGATCGTGGCCACCGACCCCACGCCGACCGGTGACCCGATCGCCGACGACGTGCTCGCCCGGATCGCGGCCGACACCCCGCACACGCCGGCCTCCTGGGTGCAGCGGCTCCGGCACGGGCTACGCGACCGGATTCTCGGCGACCTCTGCACCCGGGGCGTGATCAGCGACGTGGACGAGACCGAACTCGGCTACATCCACGTGCACCGTTACCCGGTGCTCGACCCGTCGGTCGAGGCGGAGATCCGGACCCGGCTGGCAGCCGCGCTCACCGGCGAGGCCGTACCCGACGAGCGGACCGCCGCGCTGGCCGCGGTGATGGCGGCGATCCGGGTACAGCCCAGTCTCGGGCTGACCGGGCCGGCCGCCGAGGACGCCCGGAACCGGCTGGCGGAGATCGCCCGGGGTGCCGGGTTCACCGACGACGGCAGCCTGGAGGGATCGACCATCCGCCCCTCGGTGGCGCTGGTGATCGCCGCGCTCTCCCGGGCCATCGACGCCGCCCTGGGCAGCCGCGCCTGA
- a CDS encoding phospho-sugar mutase: MAAKPNQPDVSPDQVTPDGPPDEPAGSPGAPGGSPDELARLRARAQAWLDDDPDPATREELRGVLDRLPASAAELADRFAGPLTFGTAGLRGPLRAGPNGMNLAVVTAAAAGLVGWLAARAASGPLVIGYDARHGSKEFAERTARVATGAGRPALLLPRPLPTPVLAYAVRALGAVAGVMVTASHNPPQDNGYKVYLGAATGGPLGAGAQIVPPVDAEIEAAIRAVGSLATVPLGAPGDVLGDDVVAGYVRVTAGVIPPAGPRGLTVAYTPLHGVGAAVLTSVFARAGFPVPGIVAEQAEPDPNFPTVSFPNPEEPGATDRLLALAREVGADLALANDPDADRCAVAIPDRVRGWRMLHGDELGVLLADHLIRRGRTGLYASTIVSSSLLRALCEARGVPYGETLTGFKWIVRATAESGDAELVYGYEEALGYCVAPDQVRDKDGISAALTVAELAAELKAQGRTVADRLDELAGEFGVHLTDQLSVRVDDLREIENAMTYIRSRTPATLLDEPVRSVRDLTPAADVLILRTDTARVVVRPSGTEPKLKAYLEVVEPVVDGDVPAARERAAASVRALRTETAAALGIW, from the coding sequence ATGGCGGCGAAACCGAACCAGCCGGACGTATCCCCGGACCAGGTAACCCCGGACGGGCCCCCCGACGAGCCTGCCGGCTCCCCCGGCGCCCCGGGCGGGTCCCCGGACGAGTTGGCCCGGCTGCGGGCCCGGGCCCAGGCGTGGCTGGACGACGACCCCGACCCGGCGACCCGGGAGGAGCTGCGGGGGGTGCTCGACCGGCTGCCGGCCAGCGCCGCCGAACTGGCCGACCGGTTCGCCGGGCCGCTCACCTTCGGCACCGCCGGGCTGCGCGGGCCGCTGCGGGCCGGCCCGAACGGGATGAACCTGGCCGTGGTCACCGCCGCGGCGGCCGGGCTGGTCGGCTGGCTCGCCGCCCGCGCCGCGTCCGGCCCGCTGGTGATCGGGTACGACGCCCGGCACGGCTCGAAGGAGTTCGCCGAGCGGACCGCCCGGGTGGCCACCGGCGCGGGGCGGCCGGCCCTGCTGCTGCCCCGGCCGCTGCCCACCCCGGTGCTGGCGTACGCGGTCCGGGCCCTCGGCGCGGTCGCCGGGGTGATGGTCACCGCCAGCCACAACCCGCCGCAGGACAACGGCTACAAGGTCTACCTGGGCGCCGCCACCGGTGGGCCGCTCGGCGCGGGCGCGCAGATCGTGCCCCCGGTCGACGCCGAGATCGAGGCGGCGATCCGCGCGGTCGGGTCACTTGCGACGGTGCCGCTGGGCGCACCAGGTGACGTGCTCGGCGACGACGTGGTGGCCGGGTACGTCCGGGTCACCGCCGGGGTGATCCCGCCGGCCGGGCCGCGCGGGCTGACCGTGGCGTACACCCCGCTGCACGGGGTGGGTGCCGCCGTGCTCACCTCGGTCTTCGCCCGGGCCGGCTTCCCCGTGCCGGGGATCGTGGCCGAGCAGGCCGAGCCGGACCCGAACTTCCCCACCGTGTCGTTCCCGAACCCGGAGGAGCCGGGCGCCACCGACAGGCTGCTCGCGCTGGCCCGGGAGGTCGGCGCGGACCTCGCCCTGGCCAACGACCCGGACGCCGACCGGTGCGCGGTGGCCATCCCCGACCGGGTACGCGGCTGGCGGATGCTGCACGGCGACGAGCTGGGCGTCCTCCTCGCCGACCATCTGATCCGGCGGGGCCGTACCGGGCTGTACGCGAGCACGATCGTCTCGTCGTCCCTGCTGCGGGCGCTGTGCGAGGCGCGCGGCGTGCCGTACGGCGAGACGCTCACCGGGTTCAAGTGGATCGTCCGGGCCACCGCCGAGTCCGGGGACGCCGAGCTGGTCTACGGCTACGAGGAGGCGCTCGGCTACTGCGTCGCCCCCGACCAGGTGCGGGACAAGGACGGGATCAGCGCCGCGCTCACCGTCGCCGAGCTGGCGGCGGAGCTGAAGGCGCAGGGGCGGACCGTCGCCGACCGGCTGGACGAGTTGGCCGGCGAGTTCGGGGTGCACCTGACCGACCAGCTCTCGGTCCGGGTCGACGACCTGCGCGAGATCGAGAACGCGATGACCTACATCCGGAGCAGGACTCCGGCGACGCTGCTCGACGAACCGGTCCGCTCGGTCCGGGACCTGACTCCGGCGGCGGACGTACTGATCCTGCGTACCGACACCGCCCGGGTGGTGGTCCGGCCGTCCGGTACCGAGCCGAAGCTGAAGGCGTACCTGGAGGTGGTGGAGCCGGTGGTCGACGGCGACGTGCCGGCCGCCCGGGAGCGCGCCGCCGCCTCGGTGCGGGCGCTGCGCACCGAGACTGCCGCCGCCCTCGGCATCTGGTAG
- a CDS encoding serine/threonine-protein kinase: protein MTQIPTWSGGPANPTNGRAAPGITIGGRYSLRAAVGHGGMGTVWRAADTLLRRDVAVKEVVLPPGLAPSDRDAMYERTLREARAAAALQHPAVVQVYDVVTEGGRPWIVMELLDARSLADMVIEDGPLAPRAVAKIGIALLGALEVAHAIGVLHRDVKPANVLICSDGRCVLTDFGVARMPTDVQLTTPGMVLGSPHFISPERAMGQDFGPPSDLFSLGVTLYTAVEGRPPFDKGDPIETMHAVVEDPPAPPVRSGALTRVLLGLLEKDPARRLDVTASRTMLRELLAGPLASNAAGHLVTDPYAVVPSQRSPWQQPADASQSPTAAGAQPGRSTRPPANGEIGGSAMLAPGESLTERIARSSRDAASSNRAPAAGANPLETPTGAMPGAAGRRGGPLNTPTGAMPGTGGRGTVHTARGGGVGRGLDGARQAGDSVLRTVKGWPRRTQLAVAGGVAAVLLIGIVAFSLGGGEDPADTPPPQAAPTSEAPVKAAFATQPHSAKGVSVNVPKNWKKSGAGVYTDYTDPEDSGRRVRILVEDGRTPMGFMRVAEGGLKKNGSSCKKPYAQVALQETEIGGKPAAELEYTCGEGSGKRHGVWRAITEDGKAYSFYLTTPDDRFEESKPIFDEMVRSFRLTSAG from the coding sequence GTGACTCAGATCCCGACGTGGAGTGGCGGACCGGCCAATCCCACCAACGGACGTGCGGCACCCGGCATCACCATCGGCGGCCGGTACTCGTTGCGGGCTGCGGTCGGCCACGGCGGCATGGGCACGGTGTGGCGGGCGGCCGACACCCTGCTGCGTCGCGACGTGGCGGTCAAGGAGGTCGTACTCCCGCCGGGGCTGGCCCCCAGCGACCGCGACGCGATGTACGAGCGCACGCTGCGCGAGGCGCGGGCCGCGGCGGCCCTTCAGCACCCGGCGGTGGTGCAGGTCTACGACGTGGTCACCGAGGGCGGCCGGCCGTGGATCGTGATGGAGCTGCTTGACGCGCGCAGCCTCGCCGACATGGTGATCGAGGACGGCCCGCTCGCACCGCGGGCCGTCGCCAAGATCGGCATCGCCCTGCTCGGCGCGCTGGAGGTGGCACACGCGATCGGCGTGCTGCACCGCGACGTCAAGCCGGCGAACGTGCTGATCTGCTCCGACGGCCGGTGCGTGCTCACCGACTTCGGGGTGGCCCGGATGCCGACCGATGTCCAGCTCACCACCCCGGGCATGGTGCTCGGCTCGCCGCACTTCATCTCGCCCGAGCGGGCCATGGGCCAGGACTTCGGCCCGCCCAGCGACCTCTTCTCGCTCGGCGTCACCCTCTACACCGCCGTCGAGGGGCGACCGCCGTTCGACAAGGGCGACCCGATCGAGACCATGCACGCGGTGGTGGAGGACCCGCCCGCCCCGCCGGTCCGGTCCGGGGCGCTGACCCGGGTGCTGCTCGGCCTGCTGGAGAAGGACCCGGCCCGCCGGCTCGACGTGACCGCCTCGCGCACCATGCTCCGCGAGCTGCTGGCCGGCCCGCTGGCCAGCAACGCCGCCGGGCACCTGGTCACCGACCCGTACGCGGTGGTGCCGAGCCAGCGCTCGCCGTGGCAGCAGCCCGCCGACGCCTCCCAGTCGCCGACGGCGGCCGGAGCCCAGCCGGGCCGGTCCACCCGGCCGCCGGCCAACGGCGAAATCGGCGGTTCGGCCATGCTCGCCCCGGGCGAGTCCCTGACCGAGCGGATCGCCCGGAGTTCCCGCGACGCCGCCAGCTCCAACCGGGCCCCGGCGGCCGGCGCCAACCCGCTGGAGACCCCGACCGGGGCGATGCCGGGCGCGGCCGGCCGGCGCGGCGGGCCGCTCAACACGCCGACCGGTGCGATGCCCGGAACCGGCGGGCGGGGTACGGTGCACACCGCCCGGGGTGGCGGCGTGGGTCGCGGCCTGGACGGCGCCCGCCAGGCCGGCGACTCGGTGCTGCGCACCGTCAAGGGCTGGCCGCGCCGGACCCAGCTCGCCGTGGCCGGCGGGGTGGCCGCGGTGCTGCTGATCGGCATCGTCGCGTTCTCGCTGGGCGGCGGCGAGGACCCGGCCGACACACCTCCGCCGCAGGCCGCACCGACCAGCGAGGCGCCGGTGAAGGCCGCGTTCGCCACCCAGCCGCACAGCGCGAAGGGTGTCTCGGTGAACGTCCCGAAGAACTGGAAGAAGAGCGGGGCCGGGGTCTACACCGACTACACCGATCCGGAGGACAGCGGCCGGCGGGTCCGGATCCTGGTGGAGGACGGCCGGACTCCGATGGGCTTCATGCGGGTCGCCGAGGGCGGCCTGAAGAAGAACGGCAGCAGCTGCAAGAAGCCGTACGCCCAGGTGGCGCTCCAGGAGACCGAGATCGGTGGCAAGCCGGCCGCCGAGCTGGAGTACACCTGCGGCGAGGGTTCCGGCAAGCGGCACGGGGTGTGGCGGGCGATCACGGAGGACGGCAAGGCGTACTCCTTCTACCTGACCACCCCGGACGACCGGTTCGAGGAGAGCAAGCCGATCTTCGACGAGATGGTCAGGTCCTTCCGGCTCACCAGCGCCGGCTGA
- a CDS encoding methylmalonyl-CoA mutase family protein: MSEGRSSESGFPIRAVYDAADVPEGLDDRLGAPGDFPYARGVYPTMYTSRPWTMRQYAGFGTATESNARYHQLLAAGTMGLSVAFDLPTQMGYDSDHPIAHGEVGKVGVAIDSVDDMRTLFAGIPLDRVSTSMTINAPGSVLLLLYQLVAEESGVAGPALNGTIQNDILKEYIARGTYIFPPKPSLRLVADTFAYCRKEVPRWNTISISGYHMAEAGATPVQEIAFTLANGVEYVRAALAAGLAVDDFAPRLSFFFVARTTLLEEVAKFRAARRIWANLMRDEFGASNPKSLMLRFHTQTAGVQLTAQQPEVNLVRVAVQGLAAVLGGTQSLHTNSFDEAIALPTEKAARLALRTQQVLAYETDLTATVDPFAGSYVVESMTDEIEAGVRELMARVAGYGSAVEAIEAGFQKREIEASAYRVAQEIESGDRVVVGVNRFTVDDEEPYQPLRVDPAIEAAQRDRLARLRADRDAAAVERALAALRTVATGTGNVLYPMKDALRARATVGEVCGVLREVWGTYRPTDRF, encoded by the coding sequence ATGAGTGAAGGTCGGTCGAGCGAGTCGGGTTTCCCGATCAGGGCGGTCTACGACGCCGCCGACGTACCGGAAGGTCTGGACGACCGGCTCGGCGCGCCCGGCGACTTCCCGTACGCCCGGGGCGTCTACCCGACGATGTACACCTCGCGACCGTGGACCATGCGGCAGTACGCCGGCTTCGGCACCGCCACCGAGTCCAACGCGCGCTACCACCAGCTCCTCGCCGCCGGCACCATGGGCCTCTCGGTCGCCTTCGACCTGCCCACCCAGATGGGCTACGACTCGGACCACCCGATCGCGCACGGCGAGGTCGGCAAGGTCGGGGTGGCGATCGACTCCGTCGACGACATGCGGACCCTCTTCGCCGGCATCCCGCTGGACCGGGTCTCCACCTCGATGACCATCAACGCCCCTGGCTCGGTGCTGCTGCTGCTCTACCAACTCGTGGCCGAGGAGTCCGGGGTGGCCGGCCCGGCGCTGAACGGGACGATCCAGAACGACATCCTGAAGGAGTACATCGCCCGGGGGACGTACATCTTCCCGCCCAAGCCGTCGCTGCGGCTGGTCGCCGACACCTTCGCCTACTGCCGTAAGGAGGTGCCGAGGTGGAACACCATCTCGATCTCCGGCTACCACATGGCGGAGGCCGGGGCGACCCCGGTGCAGGAGATCGCCTTCACCCTGGCCAACGGCGTCGAGTACGTCCGCGCGGCGCTCGCCGCCGGCCTCGCCGTGGACGACTTCGCGCCCCGGCTGTCGTTCTTCTTCGTGGCCCGGACCACCCTGCTCGAGGAGGTGGCGAAGTTCCGGGCCGCCCGGCGGATCTGGGCCAACCTGATGCGCGACGAGTTCGGCGCCAGCAACCCGAAGTCGCTGATGCTGCGCTTCCACACCCAGACCGCCGGGGTGCAGCTCACCGCCCAGCAGCCGGAGGTGAACCTGGTCCGGGTCGCCGTGCAGGGGCTGGCCGCGGTGCTCGGCGGCACCCAGTCGCTGCACACCAACAGCTTCGACGAGGCGATCGCGCTGCCCACCGAGAAGGCGGCCCGGCTGGCGCTGCGTACCCAGCAGGTGCTGGCGTACGAGACCGACCTGACCGCCACCGTCGACCCGTTCGCCGGCTCGTACGTGGTGGAGTCGATGACCGACGAGATCGAGGCCGGGGTGCGCGAGCTGATGGCCCGGGTCGCCGGGTACGGCTCGGCGGTGGAGGCGATCGAGGCGGGCTTCCAGAAGCGCGAGATCGAGGCTTCGGCGTACCGGGTGGCCCAGGAGATCGAGTCCGGTGACCGGGTGGTGGTCGGGGTCAACCGGTTCACCGTCGACGACGAGGAGCCGTACCAGCCGCTCCGGGTCGACCCGGCGATCGAGGCGGCCCAGCGCGACCGGCTGGCCCGGCTGCGGGCCGACCGGGACGCCGCCGCCGTCGAGCGGGCCCTCGCCGCCCTCCGCACGGTCGCCACGGGTACCGGGAACGTGCTCTATCCGATGAAGGACGCGCTGCGGGCCCGGGCCACGGTCGGCGAGGTTTGCGGCGTGCTGCGCGAGGTATGGGGCACCTACCGGCCGACCGACCGGTTCTGA